A single region of the Plasmodium reichenowi strain SY57 chromosome 9, whole genome shotgun sequence genome encodes:
- a CDS encoding hypothetical protein (conserved Plasmodium protein, unknown function) codes for MNYLKLFLFLFLVNILNIYGTPLFYNKNLEKWNKELLKISKKEYNSLNELNELTDRKNCGKSLKHLAGLILDKSDKEAKLIIEGSIIFNKLILKLGNIKEKEIKVNDIILPIETLSNKCINIRVAKSNDSTILCLANKVLRNFWANSITDAVLCKMTNVQGKLPEYDYTKHDEDNDEDNDKDNDEENDEDNEMDMQEKEANSQNRKVKKINEKKKKIINEEFDDEQEKEQKGLKLRIAKSKYGQPNIKINEKSLEDIKKDQLLKNSSRNEQEAINLQKENSEEDSEKYSDME; via the exons atgaacTATCTgaaattatttctttttttatttttggtGAATATACTCAACATTTATGGGACTCCCTTATTCTATAACAAAAATCTTGAGAAATGGAATAAGGaacttttaaaaatttcCAAAAAAGAATACAACAGTCTGAATGAATTAAATGAACTTACAGACAGAAAAAATTGTGGAAAATCACTAAAACATTTGGCAGGACTCATTTTAGATAAGTCAGATAAAGAAGCTAAATTAATCATAGAAGGatctattatttttaataaattaattttaaaacttgggaatataaaagaaaaagaaataaaagttaatgatattatattacCTATAGAAACATTGTcaaataaatgtattaacATACGAGTAGCCAAATCAAACGATTCTACAATTTTGTGTTTAGCAAATAAGGTTCTGAGGAATTTCTGGGCCAATTCAATAACGGATGCTGTTTTATGTAAAATGACGAATGTTCAAGGGAAATTACCAGAATATGATTATACAAAACATGATGAAgataatgatgaagataatgataaagataatgatgaagagaatgatgaagataatGAAATGGATATGCAAGAAAAAGAGGCGAATTCACAAAATAgaaaagtaaaaaaaataaatgagaaaaaaaaaaaaattattaacGAAGAATTTGACGATGAACaagaaaaagaacaaaaagGATTAAAACTACGAATAGCAAAAAGTAAATATGGTCAACctaatataaaaattaatgagAAAAGTCttgaagatataaaaaaagatcAGTTATTGAAAAATTCATCCAG GAATGAACAAGAAGCAATAAATttacaaaaagaaaacagCGAAGAAGATAGTGAAAAATATTCCGATATGGAATGA
- a CDS encoding AP-4 complex subunit epsilon, putative produces MLGLGGSCLSKEFFDLAKSIGEARSKQEEDRIICNEIILLKSRFSDPNTSVKQIKEYLIRAIYIEMLGHDASFAHIHAVKLAHEKNILCKRTGYLSCNLFLHKDHELMLLLINTIQKDLKSDNYLEIWAALSCVCKLLNNEMIPAIFPVIQDLLNHKNELIRKKVCMLLHKMYIIEPSLIKDIDIYLKRLLCDVDPSVMGASLNLIHSIAKNDMIYSIKLVPYLVSILKQICENKLPKDYDYHRIPAPWIQIKILSIFRILGYSNKKLSEQMYEVLQKTMQRADFGINVGYAIIYECVKTIATIYPSHHLLELASLSISRFISSDNHNLKYVGVTGLALIVKINPLYATEHQLAVVDCLEDKDETLKIKTLDLLYEMTNPLNVQVIVEKLIFHMKNSVDIHFKHDLACKIIELIERYTPDDIWFLNKINTLFLSVGELLDESYSYSLIKLLKDSSICAESDSGDDEINTSKYKSSSNDNINMECLNLPNKEHIKTYMKEQKEGTMEELKINIENNEKLNQGHMNNQKNYEMNNNDNNNNNDNDNNNDDDVNISNDNNGDVNISSDNNNNNNNNINHSNNNNMSSNKTSNDDIRHEQKKNKKDDVNNSDMEIDLQKKTKNKMNDDIYNLRKYAVNTYIRLLESNENIPFILMQIICWVLGEYSHLCDIENYTTEDIIDLLCECLEKNFSNPDRVKSCLITAIFKLCSRNNIRDHVVAKKIIDKYKNSKITDLQQRCYEYDLILNNPILMNNVFSLRNTKKKIVIDETLSFLNPYIEEHLRSGGKSYISKDLRKNEQHDESIKSANPVLNFTPYELPLNNKLSSDNYNISSNNIPIYEKSYNYQEDAVVPMSATDEQASTMKDKGKIYKLNVMGPKKWKKEIYNIDQGQNDDTDAIEKRDLEKKKKKKKSGRKNNKNKKNKKNEKNKNNNNNNNNNNNHIDGNQNNSEVINKDKVKKKKKKKSVQREEDADFNKVIKNDINLTEEDIKLDNIVNTQKDRDMNSFCSNYYDEEDDEDEYDDDDEEDEDEYDDDYEDDEEYEDDEEENEEYVDESDDDEDENDDDDDYHEEEQYNRDNVFINEENENEKRTDNVNVDDYNEQNYERFENNKDIYYSKEFNRFPSDNYHNKINNKTNVYNWKIKGNINTVANNKKELTEKEKMAAALFNGLISNNSQLKDPIKSSYVSTISLKKNMSILSNKNYFTSKKYDNNNDMGGIRKKSLHNEQVENRDVTKMKINEKGNNNNNNNEGGTNKLVDINVDNSDHLKEIKKNKKNKGDQFDMIDLNELPKKIDPTKSSDINIEEEKKLWDKITTKKKAVFINSTNLNILQTLKKIENNINTNVIEVSKMDSLISCFYNNTKVLIKIKIEDNKLVFLVKSNENSIIDNVFDVLKNLFHI; encoded by the exons ATGCTTGGATTAGGTGGGTCATGTTTATCAAAAGAATTTTTTGATTTAGCAAAATCAATTGGAGAAGCTCGTTCAAAACAA gAGGAAGATAGAATAATATGCAATGagataattttattaaaatcGAGGTTTTCAGACCCTAATACGTCTGTA aaacaaataaaagaatatttaatacgagctatatatatagaaatgCTCGGACATGATGCCTCCTTTGCTCATATTCATGCTGTGAAATTAGCTCATGAGAAGAACATATTGTGTAAGAGGACAGGTTATTTATCATGCAacttatttttacataaaGATCATGAAttaatgttattattaattaatacTATACAGAAAGATTTAAAAAGTGATAATTATTTGGAAATATGGGCAGCTTTAAGTTGTGTatgtaaattattaaataatgaaatgaTACCTGCTATATTTCCAGTAATACAAgatttattaaatcatAAGAATGAATtgataagaaaaaaagttTGTATGTTATTAcataaaatgtatattattgAACCATCATTAATTAAAgatattgatatatatttaaaaagattATTATGTGATGTAGACCCATCAGTGATGGGTGCTtcattaaatttaatacaTTCTATAGCTAAGAATGATATGATATATAGTATTAAGTTAGTTCCTTATTTGGTTTCTATTCTTAAACAAATATGTGAAAATAAGTTACCAAAAGATTATGATTATCATAGAATTCCAGCACCATGgattcaaataaaaattttgtCAATTTTTCGTATTTTAGGatattcaaataaaaaattatcagAACAAATGTATGAAGTATTACAAAAAACAATGCAGAGGGCTGATTTCGGAATTAATGTTGGATATgctataatatatgaatgtGTGAAAACGATAGCTACTATATATCCTTCACATCATTTATTAGAATTAGCATCTTTATCTATTTCTAGATTTATTTCTTCAGATAatcataatttaaaatatgttgGAGTAACGGGGTTAGCTTTAATTGTAAAAATTAACCCTTTATATGCAACCGAGCATCAATTGGCTGTTGTGGATTGTTTAGAAGATAAGGATGAAACtctaaaaataaaaacgctagatttattatatgaaatgACAAACCCATTGAATGTTCAAGTGATTGTAGAGAAATTAATATTCCATATGAAAAATTCTGTGGATATTCATTTTAAACATGATTTAGCATGTAAAATTATTGAACTTATAGAAAGATATACACCTGATGATATCTGGTTTTtgaataaaattaataccTTATTCTTGTCTGTTGGTGAATTATTAGATGAGAGTTATTCTTATTCTCTTATCAAATTATTAAAGGATAGTTCTATATGTGCCGAGTCAGATTCAGGGGATGACGAAATAAATACaagtaaatataaaagttcatcaaatgataatataaatatggaATGTTTGAATTTGCCAAATAAGGAACACATCAAAACTTATATGAAAGAACAGAAAGAGGGTACAATGgaagaattaaaaataaatattgaGAATAATGAGAAATTGAACCAGGGGCATATGAACaaccaaaaaaattatgaaatgaataataatgataataataataataatgataatgataataataatgatgatgatgtTAATATTAGTAATGACAATAATGGTGATGTTAATATTAGTAGtgataataacaacaataataataataatattaatcatagtaataataataatatgagCAGTAATAAAACCAGTAATGATGATATTAGAcatgaacaaaaaaaaaataagaagGATGATGTGAACAACTCAGATATGGAAATAGATTTACAGAAAAAGACgaagaacaaaatgaatGACGATATATACAATCTCAGAAAATATGCTgtaaatacatatattagATTATTAGAAAGTAATGAGAACATTCCATTCATATTAATGCAAATAATTTGCTGGGTCTTAGGTGAATATAGTCATTTGTGTGATATTGAAAATTATACTACAGAAGATATTATAGATTTATTATGTGAATgtttagaaaaaaattttagTAATCCTGACAGAGTTAAATCATGCTTAATAACAGctatttttaaattatgtTCAAGGAATAATATAAGAGATCATGTAGTagcaaaaaaaataattgataaatataaaaatagcAAAATAACAGACTTACAACAAAGATGTTATGAATACgatttaatattaaataatcCTATTTTAATGAATAATGTTTTTTCTCTAAGAAatactaaaaaaaaaatagttATTGATGAAACCTTATCATTTCTAAATCCATATATAGAAGAGCATTTAAGAAGTGGAGGGAAGtcatatatttcaaaagatttaagaaaaaatgaacaacATGATGAATCGATAAAAAGTGCGAACCCCGTATTGAATTTTACTCCTTATGAATTGCCacttaataataaattaagttcagataattataatatatcatctAATAATATACCTATATATGAAAAGAGCTATAATTACCAGGAGGATGCTGTTGTTCCTATGTCAGCAACAGATGAGCAAGCTTCGACAATGAAGGATAAgggaaaaatatataaattaaatgtTATGGGACCcaaaaaatggaaaaaagaaatatataatatagacCAAGGTCAAAATGATGATACTGATGCAATTGAAAAGAGGGATTTggaaaagaagaagaaaaagaagaaatcaggaagaaaaaataataaaaataaaaaaaataaaaaaaatgaaaaaaataaaaacaacaacaataataataataataataataatcatattgatggtaatcaaaataatagtgaggtaataaataaagacaaagtgaagaagaaaaaaaagaaaaaaagtGTACAAAGAGAAGAGGATGCTGATTTTAATAAAgtaattaaaaatgatataaatcTAACAGAGGAAGATATTAAGTTAGATAATATCGTGAACACACAAAAGGACAGAGATATGAATAGTTTTTGCagtaattattatgatgaagaagatgATGAAGACGAATATGAcgatgatgatgaagaggatgaagatgaatatgatgatgattatgaagatgatgaagaaTATGAAGATGATGAAGAGGAGAATGAAGAATATGTCGATGAAagtgatgatgatgaagatgaaaatgatgatgacGATGATTATCATGAAGAGGAACAATATAATAGAGataatgtttttattaatgaagaaaatgaaaatgagAAGCGTACAGATAATGTTAATGTTGATGATTACaatgaacaaaattatgaacgatttgaaaataataaagatatttattattcaaaaGAATTTAATAGATTTCCAAGTgataattatcataataagataaataataagaCAAATGTTTATAATTGGAAAATTAAAGGAAATATTAATACTGTAgcaaataataaaaaagaattaaccgaaaaagaaaaaatggCAGCAGCTTTATTTAATGGGTTAATATCAAATAATTCACAATTAAAGGATCCTATAAAAAGTTCTTATGTTTCTACAATATcattgaaaaaaaatatgtcTATATTGtctaataaaaattattttacttcaaaaaaatatgacaataataatgatatgggtggaataagaaaaaaaagtttaCATAATGAACAAGTAGAAAATAGAGATGTTacaaaaatgaagataaatgaaaaaggtaataataataataataataatgaggGGGGTACTAATAAATTGGTAGATATCAATGTAGACAATTCTGATCATTtaaaggaaataaaaaaaaataaaaagaacaaaGGAGATCAATTTGATATGATAGATTTAAATGAATTACCTAAAAAAATAGATCCTACAAAGAGTTctgatataaatatagaagag gAGAAAAAACTATGGGACAAGATAACTACAAAGAAAAAGGctgtatttataaattcaACAAACTTGAATATATTACAGAcacttaaaaaaattgag aataatataaacacaAATGTTATTGAAGTTTCTAAAATGGATTCATTGATTTCatgtttttataacaaTACTAAGGTGctgataaaaataaaaatagaagaTAACAAATTAGTTTTTTTAGTAAAATCTAACGAAAATAG cATAATTGACAATGTTTTTGATGTCCTCAAGAATTtgtttcatatataa